A single window of Salvia splendens isolate huo1 chromosome 6, SspV2, whole genome shotgun sequence DNA harbors:
- the LOC121807439 gene encoding uncharacterized protein LOC121807439, whose product MYLENKRNTKGPKFDSSVLSPITLMNMTGSRRSRSLFDPYASDSSDSPSPLMKFLRSVDPAARGASSPVFVTPVKVEEDVIVMDGISVPKSNSSSGEARLRLPLMSSNSVNCSFGKSNSTASSSSSGSGGRRARVENIKSYKNRLCHYWETSRICQFGSECQFAHGKEELRHHRFSGKIKLEISKLNSSFEGSSPSPYSSKFNRNSRVNAASAEVEAFSLPPLSPDMAFPASPIPAKRVSGTRAIPVTTLLYSDWTPESDGIEITLPCVEKSPSKEDVDAYIANVLYGAKAKKRLPVFVEICPDSAD is encoded by the exons ATGTACTTGGAGAACAAGCGCAATACCAAGGGTCCGAAGTTCGATTCCAGCGTCTTATCGCCGATCACCTTGATGAATATGACCGGCAGCCGACGCTCTAGGTCATTGTTTGATCCGTACGCATCAGACAGTTCAGATTCTCCGTCTCCGCTGATGAAGTTCCTGCGTTCAGTCGATCCGGCCGCCCGAGGCGCTTCCTCGCCGGTGTTCGTCACGCCGGTCAAGGTTGAGGAAGACGTGATTGTCATGGATGGGATTTCGGTGCCTAAGTCCAACAGCAGCAGCGGTGAAGCCAGATTGAGGTTGCCTTTGATGTCATCAAATTCTGTCAATTGCAGTTTCGGGAAATCGAATTCGACTGCTTCATCTTCGTCGTCGGGGAGCGGCGGTAGACGTGCCAGGGTTGAAAATATCAAATCCTATAAGAACAGGCTCTGTCATTACTGGGAGACTTCTCGCATATGCCAATTTGGTTCGGAATGCCAG TTTGCACACGGCAAAGAGGAGCTGCGCCACCATCGGTTCTCAGGCAAGATCAAACTTGAG ATCTCCAAATTGAACAGCAGTTTCGAGGGATCAAGCCCATCGCCATATAGCTCTAAGTTTAACCGAAACAGCCGAGTCAATGCGGCCTCAGCAGAAGTGGAGGCCTTCTCATTGCCTCCACTGTCACCTGATATGGCATTCCCTGCATCACCAATCCCAGCTAAACGAGTTTCGGGAACTAGGGCGATCCCAGTCACTACACTGCTCTACTCGGATTGGACTCCTGAGAGTGATGGGATTGAGATCACTTTGCCTTGTGTGGAAAAGAGCCCATCCAAGGAAGATGTAGATGCTTATATTGCAAATGTGCTCTATGGGGCTAAGGCGAAGAAGAGGCTGCCTGTGTTTGTCGAGATTTGCCCCGACTCTGCTGATTGA
- the LOC121810086 gene encoding 15-cis-phytoene desaturase, chloroplastic/chromoplastic-like: MSIALLSSLPLSSPIHFTSSKFKSFRPPNSTPSQISPLNPPPSPSQSPDKTGVIVIGAGLAGLAAATHLQAENIPFLLLEASDAVGGRVRTDFVDGFTLDRGFQIFITAYPEARKLLDYDALDLQRFYSGAKVFFGGRFHTVADPRRHFSDSLQSLANPIGSLIDKFLIALTIIRVLSKSDFDILTADEVETIELLRSIGYSDSILDRFFRPFFGGIFFDRELETTSRLFDFVFKCLALGDNTLPRNGIAAIPEQLAAKLNPSSIVLNSRVISIDHESEEGIVVNLQSGESLRSDLGVILAIEEFEAASILTGKTEAKLPARSTICLYFSVDEDKVPVKEPVLLLNGSGRGIVNNMFLASNVAPSYAPPGKALVSVSLIGLYSEVREEELVERVVKELAGWFGEAAVGWWKYLRMYRVEFAQPNQRPPTNLLKEARVRVKGGGLYVCGDYVTHATFDGALLSGRRAVEALLKDRAAVGL; encoded by the coding sequence ATGTCAATCGCTTTGCTCTCTTCCCTCCCGCTTTCTTCCCCAATCCATTTTACCTCTTCCAAATTCAAATCTTTCAGGCCTCCCAACTCCACTCCATCGCAAATCTCCCCCCTCAATCCACCCCCCTCTCCTTCCCAATCCCCCGATAAGACCGGCGTCATCGTTATCGGCGCCGGCCTCGCCGGCTTAGCCGCTGCGACTCATCTGCAGGCCGAAAACATCCCTTTCCTCCTCCTCGAAGCCTCCGACGCCGTCGGCGGCCGCGTCCGGACCGATTTCGTCGACGGCTTCACTCTCGATCGCGGCTTCCAGATCTTCATCACGGCATATCCCGAAGCTCGGAAGCTTCTCGACTACGACGCCCTCGATCTCCAGCGGTTTTACTCCGGCGCTAAGGTGTTCTTCGGCGGCCGCTTCCACACCGTTGCGGATCCCCGGCGGCATTTCTCCGATTCGCTCCAGTCGCTCGCGAATCCGATCGGTTCTCTGATTGACAAATTTTTAATCGCGCTGACGATAATTAGGGTTCTGAGCAAGTCTGATTTTGATATTCTGACAGCCGATGAGGTGGAGACGATTGAACTGCTGAGGAGCATCGGGTACTCCGATTCGATCCTGGACCGCTTCTTCCGCCCCTTTTTTGGCGGGATATTCTTCGACAGGGAGCTCGAAACTACTTCCAGATTATTCGATTTCGTTTTCAAATGCCTCGCGCTCGGCGACAACACTCTCCCGAGAAACGGCATCGCCGCAATCCCAGAGCAATTGGCCGCGAAACTGAATCCGAGCTCAATCGTGTTGAATTCTAGGGTAATTTCAATCGATCACGAGTCTGAGGAGGGGATAGTCGTGAATCTACAAAGCGGGGAGTCGTTGAGGAGCGATCTCGGAGTGATACTCGCAATCGAAGAATTCGAAGCCGCCAGCATTCTAACCGGAAAAACAGAGGCGAAGCTGCCGGCGCGAAGCACAATTTGCCTGTATTTCTCGGTTGACGAGGACAAGGTTCCGGTGAAGGAGCCGGTTCTGCTTCTGAACGGGTCGGGTCGGGGCATAGTGAACAACATGTTCTTGGCGAGCAATGTGGCCCCCTCTTACGCTCCCCCGGGGAAGGCACTGGTGTCGGTGTCGCTGATCGGGCTGTACAGCGAGGTGAGGGAGGAGGAGCTGGTGGAGCGGGTGGTGAAGGAGCTGGCAGGGTGGTTCGGGGAGGCGGCGGTGGGGTGGTGGAAGTACCTGAGGATGTACAGGGTGGAGTTTGCGCAGCCGAACCAGAGGCCGCCGACGAATTTGTTGAAGGAGGCGAGGGTGAGGGTGAAGGGCGGGGGGCTGTATGTGTGTGGAGATTATGTGACACATGCGACGTTTGATGGGGCGTTGCTCTCTGGGAGGAGGGCTGTCGAGGCCCTGTTGAAAGATCGAGCGGCGGTTGGACTTTGA